A portion of the Colius striatus isolate bColStr4 chromosome 1, bColStr4.1.hap1, whole genome shotgun sequence genome contains these proteins:
- the MANSC1 gene encoding MANSC domain-containing protein 1, protein MSSGRGRWPVGLLAITCLMARPSLGQECSVEKMENAVIDINLSLPQGIRGAEPVYAPAPEACVRACCSGEKFSGDKKCNLMVFDTRRTSRHPNCYLFYCPSAEACPMKPATGLVSYKITRDTHVPEDTPFKSEDFSSNGYSLSLDAGDFISHSQTDHQNRTGALQHQASELQNHMAEHLDNTEFHTVFPESKGAKHPQSLDPISRQEVTNLSPNTSSDIQVGKPSASFLTTQYHVLELSSITPLPTNTTRSGSHTTSLQPSGTKPTTVTTTASFLPTVTVGAKSDIPAATISVTHLPLSTSTTSASTSTTKWVTTSSRSATTPSGLKTPAIPPEPTVVSSNDNSHVPLLSFSGFALSTSNSPMASQNPQGSNPSDSESYLAEGVPRGEGIIWLEEKSSLVAALLFGMIFLLLVIVLTGKKIHESLQKRRYTRLDYLINGIYADV, encoded by the exons ATGTCTTCCGGTCGCGGCCGATGGCCGGTTGGCTTGCTGGCGATCACCTGCCTGATGGCCAGGCCGTCCCTCGGTCAAGAGTGCTCCgtggagaaaatggaaaacGCCGTCATCGATATAAATTTATCCCTGCCCCAAGGCATCAGAGGCGCTGAGCCAGTGTACGCCCCAGCGCCGGAGGCTTGCGTTCGTGCCTGCTGCTCGGGGGAAAAGTTCTCAG GAGACAAGAAGTGTAATTTGATGGTTTTTGACACTCGAAGGACAAGTAGACATCCAAACTGCTACCTGTTTTACTGCCCTAGTGCTGAGGCCTGTCCGATGAAACCTGCCACAGGACTTGTGAGCTACAAGATAACTAGAG aCACCCACGTCCCAGAAGATACACCGTTTAAAAGTGAGGACTTCTCATCAAATGGATATTCTTTGTCTTTAGATGCTGGAGACTTTATTTCTCACAGTCAGACTGACCATCAGAATCGTACAGGTGCTTTGCAACATCAGGCATCTGAGCTCCAGAACCACATGGCTGAGCATTTGGACAACACTGAATTTCATACAGTTTTTCCTGAATCTAAAGGGGCAAAACATCCTCAGAGCTTAGACCCCATCTCCAGACAGGAAGTAACCAATCTGTCCCCAAATACATCTTCTGATATCCAAGTTGGAAAGCCCTCTGCTTCGTTCCTCACCACTCAGTATCATGTTCTTGAACTCAGCAGTATTACTCCTTTGCCTACGAATACCACCAGATCAGGATCTCATACAACTTCTCTGCAGCCTAGTGGTACTAAACCTACTACTGTCACCACCACAGCTAGCTTTCTGCCTACTGTGACCGTTGGAGCTAAATCTGATATCCCTGCTGCCACCATCTCTGTCACTCATCTTCCTCTTTCTACTTCCACAACTTCTGCTTCTACTTCTACAACCAAGTGGGTAACCACGAGTTCTAGATCTGCTACCACTCCTTCAGGGCTAAAAACTCCAGCCATCCCTCCTGAGCCAACAGTTGTCTCTTCCAATGATAACAGCCATGTacccctcctctctttttcaGGTTTTGCTCTGTCTACTAGTAATTCCCCCATGGCTTCTCAAAACCCTCAAGGTTCTAACCCTTctgattcagaaagctacctggcAGAAGGAGTTCCGAGAGGGGAAGGTATTATTTGGctagaagaaaaaagcagcctTGTAGCAGCTTTGCTTTTTGGGATGATATTCTTGCTGCTAGTTATTGTATTGACAGGGAAGAAAATACATGAATCTCTTCAGAAGAGGCGTTATACCAGGCTGGATTACTTGATCAATGGAATATATGCTGATGTGTGA